From Streptomyces asiaticus, one genomic window encodes:
- the serC gene encoding phosphoserine transaminase produces the protein MAEIRIPDDIKPADGRFGSGPSKVRTEALSALAATGSSLLGTSHRQAPVKNLVGAVREGVRELFQLPEGYEVILGNGGSTAFWDIATHGLIDSKSQHLSFGEFSSKFAKAAKLAPWLEEPTVITSDPGTHPEPRAESGTDVYAFTHNETSTGVAMPIQRVAGADEGALVLVDATSGAGGLPIDIAETDVYYFAPQKSFAADGGLWIGVFSPAALERAARIHASGRHVPEFFSLPTAIDNSLKNQTYNTPALATLFLLDDQLKWINDQGGLDWAVRRTATSSRTLYGWAEESKFATPFVADPAKRSQVVGTIDFNEEIDAAAVAKALRANGIVDTEPYRKLGRNQLRVAMFPAVDPADVEALTACVDYVIEHL, from the coding sequence GTGGCTGAGATCCGGATTCCCGATGACATCAAGCCCGCCGACGGACGCTTCGGCTCGGGCCCCTCCAAGGTGCGCACCGAGGCGCTGAGCGCCCTGGCCGCGACCGGAAGCTCCCTGCTGGGCACCTCCCACCGCCAGGCCCCGGTCAAGAACCTGGTCGGCGCCGTACGCGAAGGGGTGCGCGAGCTCTTCCAACTCCCGGAGGGGTACGAGGTCATCCTGGGCAACGGCGGCTCCACCGCCTTCTGGGACATCGCGACCCACGGGCTGATCGACTCCAAGTCGCAGCACCTGTCCTTCGGCGAGTTCTCCTCGAAGTTCGCCAAGGCGGCGAAGCTGGCGCCGTGGCTCGAGGAGCCCACGGTGATCACCTCCGACCCCGGCACCCACCCGGAGCCGCGCGCCGAGAGCGGCACCGACGTCTACGCCTTCACCCACAACGAGACCTCCACCGGTGTCGCCATGCCCATCCAGCGGGTGGCCGGTGCCGACGAGGGCGCGCTGGTACTGGTGGACGCCACCTCCGGAGCGGGCGGTCTGCCGATCGACATCGCCGAGACGGACGTCTACTACTTCGCGCCGCAGAAGTCCTTCGCGGCCGACGGCGGCCTGTGGATCGGCGTCTTCTCGCCCGCCGCGCTGGAGCGTGCCGCCCGGATCCACGCCTCCGGTCGGCACGTCCCCGAGTTCTTCTCGCTGCCGACCGCGATCGACAACTCGCTGAAGAACCAGACGTACAACACCCCGGCGCTGGCGACGCTCTTCCTGCTCGACGACCAGCTGAAGTGGATCAACGACCAGGGCGGTCTGGACTGGGCGGTCCGCCGCACCGCGACCTCCTCGCGCACGCTGTACGGCTGGGCCGAGGAGTCCAAGTTCGCCACCCCGTTCGTGGCCGACCCGGCCAAGCGGTCGCAGGTCGTGGGCACGATCGACTTCAACGAGGAGATCGACGCCGCCGCGGTCGCCAAGGCGCTGCGGGCCAACGGCATCGTGGACACCGAGCCGTACCGCAAGCTGGGCCGCAACCAGCTGCGGGTGGCGATGTTCCCGGCCGTGGACCCGGCGGACGTCGAGGCCCTCACGGCGTGCGTGGACTACGTCATCGAGCACCTCTGA
- a CDS encoding aldo/keto reductase → MEYTQLGRTGLKVSRIVLGTMNFGPQTEETDSHSIMDAALDAGINFFDTANVYGWGENKGRTEEIIGSWFAKGGGRREKTVLATKVYGNMAAEGEPWPNSDKLSAVNIRRAVDASLKRLGTDYIDLYQFHHVDRSTPWDEIWQAIDVLVQQGKIIYAGSSNHAGWHIAQANEAAARRGSYGLVSEQCLYNLAERRAEMEVIPAAQGYGVGIIPWSPLHGGLLGGALRKEREGGGSRSTSGRSADALKNATVRDQIQRYEDLLAKHGIEPGEAALAWLLTRPGVTGPIVGPRTAEQLASAVRASELKLGEEVLTELDEIFPGPGPSPEAFAW, encoded by the coding sequence ATGGAGTACACGCAGCTCGGACGCACAGGTCTCAAGGTCAGCCGTATCGTCCTCGGCACCATGAACTTCGGTCCGCAGACGGAGGAGACCGACAGCCACTCGATCATGGATGCCGCGCTCGACGCGGGCATCAACTTCTTCGACACCGCCAATGTGTACGGCTGGGGCGAGAACAAGGGCCGCACCGAGGAAATCATCGGGAGCTGGTTCGCCAAGGGCGGCGGGCGGCGCGAGAAGACGGTCCTCGCGACCAAGGTGTACGGAAACATGGCCGCCGAGGGTGAGCCCTGGCCCAACAGCGACAAGCTCTCGGCCGTGAACATCCGCCGGGCCGTGGACGCCAGCCTCAAGCGGCTCGGCACGGACTACATCGACCTCTACCAGTTCCACCACGTGGACCGCTCCACCCCGTGGGACGAGATCTGGCAGGCCATCGACGTCCTCGTACAGCAGGGCAAGATCATCTATGCGGGCTCCTCCAACCACGCGGGCTGGCACATCGCCCAGGCCAATGAGGCCGCGGCCCGCCGTGGTTCATACGGGCTGGTCAGCGAGCAGTGCCTGTACAACCTGGCCGAGCGCCGCGCCGAGATGGAGGTCATCCCGGCCGCGCAGGGCTACGGCGTGGGCATCATCCCCTGGTCGCCGCTGCACGGCGGGCTGCTCGGCGGCGCGCTCCGCAAGGAGCGCGAGGGCGGCGGTTCGCGCAGCACGTCCGGGCGCAGCGCCGACGCGCTGAAGAACGCGACGGTACGCGACCAGATCCAGCGGTACGAGGACCTGCTGGCCAAGCACGGCATCGAGCCCGGCGAGGCGGCCCTGGCCTGGCTGCTCACCCGGCCCGGGGTCACCGGTCCGATCGTGGGTCCGCGCACGGCCGAGCAGCTGGCGTCGGCGGTGCGGGCGTCGGAGCTGAAGCTGGGCGAGGAGGTGCTGACGGAGCTGGACGAGATCTTCCCGGGTCCGGGGCCGTCGCCGGAGGCGTTCGCCTGGTAG